A window of the Fibrobacter sp. UWH4 genome harbors these coding sequences:
- a CDS encoding GNAT family N-acetyltransferase — protein sequence MYEILPYSPELDKRLDHFVECESVNGTFLQTRRFLNYHPTGRFTDASFALEKSGTIVAYFPGVAKEQTFISHAGTTFGGPIIAKSFYSGSRLLEILKEADQHLTSRFKNIRFKITPAIFAEESPDLLEYMLEHMGYTRHTELSSYCTLQSGVDPLENCDKECRRIFKKSEIESIRFGNLEKTEDFETFYHFLEISKSKHNVHPVHTLQELYDLKDNRIPDHIRFRGIWDKDTLVAAMMLFRFEKTKTIHAQYIAPNPDYEKFQPTIALYVRVMREAALEGFQKISWGISTENGGEFLNENLHRFKESLGAKASVNAFYTK from the coding sequence ATGTACGAAATTTTGCCCTACAGCCCCGAACTAGACAAGCGACTGGATCACTTTGTGGAATGCGAATCTGTCAACGGGACGTTCTTGCAAACCAGACGGTTCTTGAACTACCACCCGACAGGCCGCTTTACCGACGCCAGTTTTGCGCTAGAAAAAAGCGGTACCATTGTCGCCTATTTCCCGGGCGTGGCAAAGGAGCAAACCTTCATCTCCCATGCGGGTACTACCTTTGGCGGACCCATTATCGCAAAATCGTTCTACAGCGGTTCCAGGCTCCTTGAAATCTTGAAAGAAGCAGACCAGCACCTTACAAGCCGATTCAAAAACATTCGTTTCAAGATTACTCCAGCCATTTTCGCCGAAGAAAGTCCAGACCTTCTGGAATATATGCTGGAACACATGGGATACACACGCCATACGGAACTCAGTTCCTATTGCACGCTGCAATCCGGCGTAGACCCGCTCGAGAACTGCGACAAGGAATGCCGCCGCATTTTCAAGAAATCCGAAATCGAAAGCATCCGGTTCGGAAACCTGGAAAAGACCGAAGACTTCGAAACCTTCTACCATTTTCTGGAAATTTCAAAATCCAAGCACAACGTCCATCCGGTCCATACCTTGCAGGAACTCTACGACCTGAAGGACAACCGCATCCCAGACCACATCCGATTCCGCGGAATCTGGGACAAAGACACGCTAGTTGCCGCCATGATGCTGTTCAGATTCGAAAAGACCAAGACCATTCACGCCCAATACATCGCCCCCAATCCCGACTACGAGAAGTTCCAACCCACCATAGCCCTATATGTGCGCGTCATGCGAGAAGCCGCCCTCGAAGGGTTCCAGAAAATCTCCTGGGGTATTTCTACCGAAAACGGGGGTGAATTTTTGAACGAAAACCTGCACCGATTCAAGGAATCCCTCGGCGCCAAAGCCAGCGTCAACGCATTTTATACAAAGTAA
- a CDS encoding FdtA/QdtA family cupin domain-containing protein: protein MIWNESNLNEPQLIDIPIAHDQRGNLSVVEGGELVPFDIKRVYYLYDVPGGTTRGGHAHRNLRQLIIAASGSFDVILDDGKTRTKYSLNRSYHGLYIPTMHWREIENFSSGAVCMVLASEHYDESDYIYEYDAFVKEASTR, encoded by the coding sequence ATGATTTGGAACGAATCGAATCTCAACGAGCCGCAATTAATTGATATCCCTATTGCTCACGACCAGCGGGGTAACCTGAGTGTGGTGGAAGGGGGCGAACTGGTGCCCTTCGATATCAAGCGAGTGTATTATCTGTACGATGTTCCCGGTGGAACGACCCGTGGAGGTCATGCTCACAGGAACCTACGCCAGCTGATTATTGCCGCCAGCGGTAGTTTCGATGTGATTCTGGATGACGGCAAAACCCGTACCAAATATTCGCTGAACCGTTCCTACCACGGACTCTATATTCCCACCATGCATTGGCGTGAAATCGAGAACTTCTCGTCGGGTGCGGTGTGTATGGTGCTTGCGTCGGAGCATTACGATGAATCCGACTATATCTACGAATACGATGCTTTTGTGAAAGAAGCTTCTACTCGCTAA
- the rpsD gene encoding 30S ribosomal protein S4 produces MSSFRGPKGKVARSLGLAVSQKTQKALDRRNFAPGQHGQTRKKSSSVYKQQLVEKQRLRFTYNISEAQLAKAYDEANRRAGSAGDNLMILLETRLDALVYRMGFARTIFAARQYVAHGHFTVNGVRSYSPARQIKAGDVIAVREGSKEHVQIKEAIANAPAAPEYVTVDAGKMEGSLVKLPLRDQIPVKLEEQLVVEYYSR; encoded by the coding sequence ATGTCCTCTTTCCGTGGACCAAAAGGTAAGGTAGCCCGTTCTCTCGGACTCGCCGTCTCTCAGAAGACTCAGAAGGCTCTCGATCGCCGTAACTTTGCACCCGGCCAGCATGGCCAGACCCGCAAGAAGTCTTCTTCTGTGTACAAGCAGCAGCTCGTTGAAAAGCAGCGTCTGCGTTTCACCTACAACATTTCCGAAGCTCAGTTGGCCAAGGCTTATGACGAAGCCAACCGTCGCGCCGGTTCTGCTGGTGACAACCTGATGATCTTGCTCGAAACCCGTCTGGACGCCCTCGTCTACCGCATGGGCTTTGCTCGCACGATTTTCGCTGCTCGTCAGTATGTCGCTCACGGCCACTTCACCGTGAACGGTGTTCGCAGCTACTCTCCCGCTCGCCAGATCAAGGCCGGCGACGTGATTGCAGTTCGCGAAGGTTCTAAGGAACACGTGCAGATCAAGGAAGCCATTGCTAACGCTCCGGCTGCCCCTGAATACGTGACTGTTGACGCAGGCAAGATGGAAGGCTCTCTCGTGAAGCTCCCGCTCCGCGATCAGATTCCGGTCAAGCTCGAAGAACAGCTCGTCGTGGAATACTACTCCAGGTAG
- a CDS encoding MauE/DoxX family redox-associated membrane protein, translated as MKKTIFSAALLAVASILVAIGVAEISFPESFLTFTDQDWLMEIWPKAYRYNIHVGLAAIIIATGICVPAYRLQKDFAIRALETLFRVGIGGMFIFASVYKIQDPHQFAVLVAQYQFFPALHLENLNNFFALVYPQFEFWFGLAMIVTPFVRESAFAIFWMFISFIIALSWALGNDLGITCGCFELEDGAAHDKAEAWTSLIRDLILIWPTLWLATRKHRSLIKVWREK; from the coding sequence ATGAAAAAGACAATCTTTTCTGCTGCACTCCTTGCCGTAGCCTCGATTCTTGTCGCAATCGGAGTTGCCGAGATTTCGTTCCCGGAATCGTTCTTGACTTTTACCGACCAAGACTGGTTGATGGAAATTTGGCCCAAGGCATACCGCTATAACATCCATGTGGGACTTGCCGCCATTATTATTGCCACGGGCATCTGCGTTCCCGCCTACCGCCTACAAAAGGACTTTGCCATCCGCGCGCTAGAAACACTGTTCCGCGTGGGAATCGGAGGCATGTTCATCTTTGCAAGCGTCTACAAGATTCAGGATCCGCACCAGTTTGCCGTTCTCGTGGCCCAGTACCAGTTCTTCCCTGCTCTGCACCTGGAAAACCTGAACAACTTCTTTGCGCTCGTCTATCCGCAGTTTGAATTCTGGTTTGGCCTCGCCATGATTGTAACGCCGTTCGTGCGCGAATCTGCGTTCGCTATTTTCTGGATGTTCATCAGTTTCATCATCGCTCTCAGCTGGGCGCTCGGCAACGATCTAGGCATCACCTGCGGATGTTTCGAACTTGAAGACGGCGCCGCTCACGACAAGGCCGAAGCCTGGACTAGCCTCATCCGCGACCTCATTCTTATTTGGCCGACACTCTGGCTCGCCACCCGCAAGCACCGCAGCCTAATCAAAGTCTGGCGAGAAAAATAA
- a CDS encoding carbohydrate binding domain-containing protein — MMKRTLTAATVALLGFGVTATMAQPKAPRVVPYKFFDDQYRQGGFDYAYGGKSKGITITKDGGYKSKAALNIKLDPSEYSGASVCLYNETFDLNKFLLDSKLEFMIKGKKGGESVKVGLLDEEISDGKKTQVVLPMNKYIEGGAVTTEWKKVSIPLIDFPDRGLYWDNTRKSEFPARIDWDKIAEVRFSIDKSGAKDFEVWVDNIEIVKGNKKAKPKAKIVYWDENNDVINGPKNPEKLDGKVKPVANGVFYSDGLKGFSYSYGGLSAQREADSKTAGNKNVLALYIDNNDWSGVTYSLGEGKYIDLSKVRNKGGLYFWIKGKLGGEKVYVGILDNQGNDIKSQTKISLNDWIEGSKVGTDWKLVKIPLKKFNDKGKAWDANKQAEVAKDVQWNKIQEIRFSVGKGENAGEPGKPAPVTIFVDQITFTETIDWVDPDIKWDNWKSKAPDVVISDFEGKFAKDNWEPSKGPKSKVEVEMPFKSSKLDGNSLNVKHFEMSDWVDVVLDFSKNTANHDNKQRDWTNHWGIMFDVYSERAWQSITVQVGDAGKELFVANTGVPRGRTTVIVPFRAFSKFPYYQPPEAKENGQFDLKGVVSLDFKPGGEGSNGSFEIDNIKLTNQKEVKAAERPALVKVEVKGTGDVLNPNISGGLFGINAALWDGDMLDNPKFKVQTAEYAKRINHGIIRYPGGLRADDDHWKEILDNHDWMVDTDEFLAWLKKTGSNAMFTVNFGSGTEQEAAAWVKHTNIDKKAGIVYWEIGNEVYGNWHPYYEKYGKDGGTIYGKRARKFIEAMKKVDPTIKVAVLGVLDGQWNDNVLKETGDIADGLIVHHYPQHFGEENDFAMLSAPQDLVPIYSRLHKVVDKWTSHFKKDKKIELWLTEWNSVDFNPGPQTISLENGLFVADYLAMLATENVDNAQYWDIHNDITPEGGDYGYLTRSAEECMNCPRPSYWAFQMASDALRGKLLKTEITGDKESLITTYYTENGKKKSLLVINKSPYSDYELKLNIPGFKGKATVQTLDRSTEKLKEGWANDPSKKAKKGVDVSKPIKVGKRTVTLITVE; from the coding sequence GTGGCTTCGACTACGCTTACGGCGGCAAGAGCAAGGGTATCACTATCACTAAGGACGGCGGCTACAAGTCCAAGGCTGCCCTCAACATCAAGCTCGACCCGAGTGAATATTCGGGTGCTTCCGTTTGCCTTTACAACGAAACTTTCGACTTGAACAAGTTCCTCTTGGATTCCAAGCTCGAATTCATGATCAAGGGCAAGAAGGGTGGCGAGTCTGTCAAGGTCGGCCTCTTGGATGAAGAAATTTCCGATGGCAAGAAGACCCAGGTCGTTCTCCCGATGAACAAGTATATCGAAGGCGGCGCCGTGACGACGGAATGGAAGAAGGTTTCTATTCCTCTTATCGATTTCCCGGATCGCGGTCTCTACTGGGACAACACCCGCAAGTCCGAATTCCCGGCCCGTATCGACTGGGACAAGATTGCTGAAGTCCGTTTCTCCATTGACAAGAGCGGTGCGAAGGATTTCGAAGTCTGGGTCGACAATATCGAAATCGTGAAGGGCAACAAGAAGGCCAAGCCCAAGGCCAAGATCGTCTACTGGGACGAAAACAACGACGTAATCAACGGACCCAAGAACCCCGAAAAGCTCGACGGCAAGGTCAAGCCGGTTGCTAATGGCGTGTTCTACTCCGATGGTTTGAAGGGCTTCAGCTACAGCTACGGTGGTCTTTCTGCTCAGCGCGAAGCTGACTCCAAGACGGCTGGCAACAAGAACGTGCTTGCTCTCTACATCGATAACAACGACTGGTCCGGTGTGACGTACTCTCTTGGCGAAGGCAAGTACATTGACCTCTCCAAGGTTCGCAACAAGGGCGGTCTCTACTTCTGGATCAAGGGTAAGCTCGGCGGCGAAAAGGTCTACGTGGGTATCCTCGACAACCAGGGCAACGACATCAAGAGCCAGACCAAGATCAGCCTGAACGACTGGATCGAAGGCTCCAAGGTCGGCACCGACTGGAAGCTCGTGAAGATTCCTCTGAAGAAGTTCAACGACAAGGGTAAGGCTTGGGACGCTAACAAGCAGGCCGAAGTTGCCAAGGACGTGCAGTGGAACAAGATTCAGGAAATCCGTTTCTCCGTGGGCAAGGGTGAAAACGCTGGTGAACCGGGCAAGCCGGCTCCTGTGACCATCTTTGTGGACCAGATTACCTTCACCGAAACCATCGACTGGGTTGACCCGGATATCAAGTGGGACAACTGGAAGTCCAAGGCTCCGGATGTCGTGATTTCCGACTTCGAAGGCAAGTTCGCCAAGGACAACTGGGAACCGTCCAAGGGTCCGAAGTCCAAGGTCGAAGTGGAAATGCCGTTCAAGAGCTCCAAGCTTGATGGCAACTCCCTCAACGTGAAGCACTTCGAAATGTCCGACTGGGTTGACGTTGTGCTCGACTTCTCCAAGAATACAGCCAACCACGATAACAAGCAGCGTGACTGGACCAACCACTGGGGCATCATGTTCGACGTCTACTCCGAACGCGCATGGCAGTCCATTACGGTGCAGGTCGGTGATGCTGGCAAGGAACTCTTCGTTGCCAACACGGGTGTACCTCGCGGTCGCACCACGGTAATCGTGCCGTTCCGTGCATTCTCCAAGTTCCCGTACTACCAGCCGCCTGAAGCCAAGGAAAATGGCCAGTTTGACCTCAAGGGTGTTGTATCCCTCGACTTCAAACCGGGTGGAGAAGGCTCTAACGGTAGCTTCGAAATCGATAACATCAAGCTCACCAACCAGAAGGAAGTCAAGGCTGCTGAACGTCCGGCTCTCGTGAAGGTTGAAGTCAAGGGTACCGGCGACGTGCTCAACCCGAACATCTCGGGTGGCCTCTTCGGTATCAACGCTGCCCTTTGGGATGGCGATATGCTTGACAATCCGAAGTTCAAGGTTCAGACTGCCGAATACGCCAAGCGCATCAACCACGGCATCATCCGTTATCCGGGTGGTCTCCGTGCCGATGACGACCACTGGAAGGAAATCCTCGACAACCATGACTGGATGGTCGATACCGACGAATTCCTCGCCTGGTTGAAGAAGACCGGTTCTAACGCTATGTTCACCGTGAACTTCGGTTCTGGCACCGAACAGGAAGCAGCCGCTTGGGTGAAGCACACCAACATCGACAAGAAGGCCGGAATCGTTTACTGGGAAATCGGTAACGAAGTCTATGGTAACTGGCACCCGTACTATGAAAAGTATGGTAAGGACGGCGGTACCATTTATGGTAAGCGCGCCCGTAAGTTCATCGAAGCCATGAAGAAGGTTGACCCGACTATCAAGGTCGCTGTTCTCGGCGTGCTCGATGGCCAGTGGAACGACAACGTGCTCAAGGAAACCGGCGACATTGCCGACGGTCTCATTGTTCACCACTATCCGCAGCACTTCGGTGAAGAAAATGACTTCGCCATGCTCTCTGCTCCGCAGGACCTCGTTCCTATCTACAGCCGTCTCCACAAGGTGGTGGACAAGTGGACCAGCCACTTCAAGAAGGACAAGAAGATTGAACTCTGGCTCACCGAATGGAACTCCGTGGACTTCAACCCGGGTCCGCAGACCATTTCTCTCGAAAACGGTCTGTTCGTTGCTGACTACCTCGCTATGCTCGCCACTGAAAACGTGGACAACGCACAGTACTGGGATATCCACAACGATATCACTCCGGAAGGCGGTGACTACGGTTACCTGACTCGTTCTGCAGAAGAATGCATGAACTGCCCACGTCCGAGCTACTGGGCATTCCAGATGGCTTCTGACGCTCTCCGCGGCAAGCTCCTCAAGACCGAAATCACCGGTGACAAGGAATCGCTCATCACGACCTACTACACCGAAAACGGCAAGAAGAAGAGCCTGCTCGTGATCAACAAGAGCCCGTACAGCGACTACGAACTCAAGTTGAACATTCCGGGCTTCAAGGGCAAGGCCACTGTCCAGACGCTCGACCGCAGCACCGAAAAGCTGAAGGAAGGCTGGGCAAACGATCCGTCCAAGAAGGCCAAGAAGGGTGTTGACGTCAGCAAGCCGATCAAGGTCGGCAAGCGCACCGTCACCCTCATCACGGTGGAATAA